In Triticum urartu cultivar G1812 chromosome 6, Tu2.1, whole genome shotgun sequence, the following proteins share a genomic window:
- the LOC125513846 gene encoding DEAD-box ATP-dependent RNA helicase 8, translated as MDPRARYPPGTGNGRGGNPNYYGRGPPLSQNNHHHHQQTSAAHQQQYVQRQPQPQPQQHHQNNQQQHHHQSNHQQQHHQNHHQQQQQQQQQWLRRNQITAAGTSGPKVVAPPPAAVGNDPSSQDWKAQLKLPPADTRFRTEDVTATKGNEFEDYFLKRELLMGIYEKGFEKPSPIQEESIPIALTGSDILARAKNGTGKTAAFCIPALEKIDQDKNAIQVVIVVPTRELALQTSQVCKELGKHLKIQVMVTTGGTSLKDDIVRLYQPVHLLVGTPGRILDLTKKGVCILKDCSMLVMDEADKLLSPEFQPSIEQLICYLPASRQILMFSATFPVTVKEFKDKYLPKPYVINLMDELTLKGITQFYAFVEERQKVHCLNTLFSKLQINQSIIFCNSVNRVELLAKKITELGYSCFYIHAKMLQDHRNRVFHDFRNGACRNLVCTDLFTRGIDIQAVNVVINFDFPKSSETYLHRVGRSGRFGHLGLAVNLITYEDRFNLYRIEQELGTEIKPIPPQIDQAIYCQ; from the exons ATGGATCCGCGCGCCAGGTACCCTCCCGGAACCGGCAACGGTCGCGGCGGGAACCCTAACTACTACGGCCGTGGCCCGCCGTTGTCGCAGaacaaccaccaccaccaccagcagACGTCGGCGGCGCACCAGCAACAATACGTGCAGCGCCAGCCGCAGCCGCAGCCGCAGCAGCACCACCAAAATAACCAGCAGCAGCACCACCACCAAAGTAACCACCAGCAGCAGCATCACCAAAATcaccaccagcagcagcagcaacagcagcagcagtggCTGCGGCGAAACCAGATCACCGCGGCCGGGACCAGCGGGCCCAAGGTCGTGGCGCCACCCCCAGCGGCCGTCGGCAACGATCCTAG TTCACAAGATTGGAAGGCCCAACTGAAGCTTCCACCCGCAGATACACGATTCAGGACAGAG GATGTTACTGCCACCAAAGGGAATGAGTTTGAAGATTATTTTCTTAAGCGTGAACTCCTGATGGGAATATATGAGAAAGGATTTGAAAAGCCCTCTCCAATCCAGGAAGAAAGCATTCCTATTGCATTAACTGGTAGTGATATTCTTGCTAGAGCAAAAAATGGAACTGGCAAGACTGCTGCATTTTGTATTCCTGCACTGGAAAAGATCGACCAGGACAAAAATGCTATTCAAG TTGTTATAGTTGTTCCCACAAGGGAATTGGCTCTACAGACATCGCAAGTTTGCAAAGAGCTTGGCAAGCACCTGAAGATCCAAGTTATGGTCACCACTGGTGGAACTAGCCTGAAGGATGACATTGTTCGTCTATATCAACCTGTCCATTTACTTGTTGGAACGCCTGGACGTATTTTGGACCTTACGAAGAAAGGTGTTTGCATCTTGAAGGACTGTTCAATGCTTGTTATGGACGAG GCAGACAAGCTTCTCTCTCCTGAATTTCAACCTTCCATAGAGCAGTTGATCTGTTACCTTCCAGCGAGTCGACAGATTTTAATGTTTTCAGCAACATTCCCTGTGACTGTCAAGGAGTTCAAGGATAAATATCTGCCTAAACCTTATGTTATTAACCTCATGGATGAACTTACACTGAAGGGAATTACACAATTCTATGCTTTCGTAGAAGAAAGGCAAAAAGTTCATTGTCTTAACACCCTCTTTTCCAAG CTTCAAATAAATCAGTCAATAATATTCTGCAACTCTGTAAATCGTGTTGAGCTATTAGCGAAAAAGATCACGGAGCTTGGTTACTCTTGCTTCTACATCCATGCAAAGATGCTGCAGGACCACCGTAACAGAGTATTCCATGATTTCCGCAATGGGGCATGCAGGAACCTTGTTTGTACAG ATCTTTTCACAAGGGGGATAGATATTCAAGCTGTTAATGTTGTTATCAATTTTGATTTCCCCAAGAGCTCTGAAACGTATCTCCACAGG